Part of the Trichoderma asperellum chromosome 1, complete sequence genome is shown below.
GATGCCCAACGACTATGATCTTTGTTCCCTGCAAAGGTGGCGTTAGTCACCATCCGGAAGAATACTGCAGCCCTGAGGACTGGTAAGTTGTTTACTATTATAGCTTGCCCCTGAAATAGACAATAGCCAGACTAATTTGTGGTTGCTATTCATCAAACAGTACCCTAGGAGCCCAGACTCTCCTCGAAGCGGTCATCAACTAcgacaagctcaaggcaggCCAATAGTCAGAGAGTTTAGCGATCATTACAAAGTTTTAGCTTTATCACACAGAGAAGACAGATTGAACTTGGGAAACGAAAGGCAATGATAAATTGACTAAATGTGCTTTTATAGCTACTACATATAACGTGCGTCCCCTGTGACAATGAAAACACCCGCTACCAGACATCTAGATATCCCTTCGACTCGCACTGTAGtcacgacgatgatgaagacgttgATAGGTCGTAAATTTCTTCATGCCTGGTTGAatttgaaagagagaaaatatatTGTGAGCTATCGCCGAGAGGTAAAAGAGTAGTTGTCAAGATGTCcaatagaagagagagctgagATCTGGACGGAAAGATGACAATGCTCTGGTAACTATACCAGGGTCGTAAGGTTCTATCGTGCCCTCTTGGGCCTAGATAAAACCACGCAGTTGTTTAACCCGCCAATCCACCAACGACCGAAGTGATGTGATGATATAGGGTCGCGCTTCGTCGTGGTGCAAGTATGCAACTCAAGCGGGATGCCATGTTGGACGCGGAATCCAATGCGCTTGAGCATAAGTATAGCGTGATCGAAGTCTCGTTCCTTTTCGAAATAAAATATCACAGTCTGCTCCGTCCGAAAAGTTTGGATCCTTATTCTCAAAGACGGCTGATACGTTTCTATAATTTCCCTTCCACTGCCTGGTGACATGGTGAGATCTGCCAGTTGCATGCTGGCATGGGTCGTAAAATTCTATCACGGCGAGTCTTTGAAATGTGGCCACCACTCTCTTGCAGTCCTGCTCTGGTGGCTTCTCcagtctctcttctctctgggTCCAGCGGCGAGGCTTGATGTATGATTTAACCCGTCGTGGGTCATTGGGTCGTAAAGTTTTATCCCGCCAAAGAGTTGCCTCCAGATTTCTCCGGCCATCGAATCACTGGCAACACCCTCTTCTGGAGATTGCAGAGGCTTTAATGGACCATAGAAGCAGCACCTCTACTTCAGCAGACGGTAGCTGATTTCCAATCTTGCCATGGTTAGTAGAGCATCAAGGAAGTTTCTTGAACAAAGTACATACTCGTTCGCGTCACAGGATATCTGCAATGCTTGTTCAATAAGCTGGAGAGCCGTGGTGGTTGGCCCAAGGGTCGTAAAATTCTATCCTGCCGAGCTTTTGAATGCTGGAGGTTCAAGTTTTGCTTGCATGTTCTTCAGCAGGCCCCAACAGATTTTTAAAAGCCTGGGGCAGGTCCACGTGACTGATAGAAGTGATAAACGTTCAGTGTATCAAGCTTCAGCATACTTCAGATGATTATCTAATTCAATATAGCATTAAGAAGATAGCTTCATTGGAAATATATGATGTATTCGATACCAATTGTGTGCTTGCTGTGCagcatcctctccttctaTACGGGCAAAACTGAAGTATCGTGTCAGGATAAGGGGAACGGGGTTCACCCTGAGCAAACAACAAGtctgtacatgtatatatcaCTACCAAATCTATTCAACTACTAATTCTCAAAGCATACATAGAATTGATGTAATATTTACTGAATCTTCGAAGCAACAAACGCATCCAACTCCTTCTCGGTCCAAAGCTCCAGACCAAACCGCTCATTCTCCACGTTCTTATACGCGCTCGCATATTTCCCGCCGCAGAGAGCTGACCGCAGCAAACCGGCTCCATTCACCAAGTTGAATCCTTCCCGGGCAAAGCTTTCGAGGCTCTTCTGCAATTCGGCTGCAGCATCCACCTTTGTCTCGGTCCATTCTGGCTCAGGCGATAGGTGCTTTTTGACCAGCCTCACAAGTTGTGCTTGCGTTACAGTCATGtcatggatgaagatgatgcggTTCTCGGTCCCTTCCGGGTTCTTTAACAGATTCGTGACGGCCTTCGCGATGGAAGCTACGGTAGTGACACTGAAGGGATTCTCGCCGTTGTCAACCAGCTCGACTTTTCTGTTGACGTGatcgaaaaagaaagggacgGAGAAAATCAGCTCCATGAAAAGGCCGTTGGAGAAGACGGTATACTCGATTTGGCCGTCTGCTGCCTTTTCAGCCAAATACTGTCGTATTTGTGTCGTCGGGATATGGATTGGGAGATCTTTGGCAAGGGGATCAGTAGATAGTGCTCCAAAGTCCGCCGGGATGAATCGCTTCACGCCCGCCTCGATAGCAGCATCGATGATAATCTTCTGCTCCGGTATAGCTGCTGGAGCTACGGTAGAAACCACCGCGTCTTTGCCCTTCAGAGCATCGATCAAGCTACTGAGCGAAGAGTAGTCGACTTCTGCAACTTGAACTCCTGAAGGCAGGTCTTTGACGGAGGACTTGGAGCGAGTGAATAGGGTGACATCGAAGCCTTGATCAAGTAGCTGTGACAGGACAGCAGAACCGAGCATTCCTTTCTGAGGATAGGTTGATTAGTGGGTGATAGGAGTAGCACAGACATAGGGAAGAACGTACACCAAGGAGGGCGATATGCTTGAATGAAGCCATTGTCAGTGATAATTGGTGCGTGGATAGTAGACACTTTAGAGAGTAATGATATTGATATCTAATGAGAGTGTGGcaataaattatagaaatGTTGAAATCGTAACTCTATTTATACGCTTATTCTTGCTGCTTCTCAAGCGCGTACGCCGGGATTATTGGCCATTTTCGAAACTCCGCAAATTCACGAAGTGCCGAAAGCGCGATTCCATGATTCCATAATTCCATACACCAAAAGCATTTCCTGATTGTGGAACATCTGATACTGATTCATGGCGTTGTAAATTGTGCTGCCTGATCAGCGGAATGGATCAAAGTAGTAGGTTTTAAGCCTTCAAAGCGGAGTTTCAGGCGGCGTGGCTAGCGGAAATTGTGACGGGATGAATCCTTCATGCGACATGATTGAGTTAGTATTAGCAAAAGGCATGGGTTCAGTGATAGTTGTTCATCTGCTACATTGCCAAATTTTAGCATTTGCCGGTTTGGTTGGGGAGAACTCCTGATTTTGACAGGATACCAAGACGTTGCCTGTCCAATTGACTAATGGCAGATTAGACAGTTGTGCTGTGGAATTAACGTCTTCTATATACCTCTTTGCTGTCTGGTTTCGTGAAGTATTCGAAGAGAGAATGATGCTGAAACTACTAGCAGTTCAAATTGCAATTTGAGTTCTACAATCTAACCAAGGAGAATTAAGCATACATAGTATGTACAACAATGCAAACCATTTATTTCCTTCATCGGGTTATGTCTTCCGCTTATTAAGCACATCATCTTCGACAGCCAGCTTGCGCTAGAAAACCAGATTACCAAGATGAGGACAAGTCGAGCAGAGCATCTGAGTCTTCTTGTGTCCATGTTTTGCTGCAAATTGAATCACCTATCCGTCACTGTTCGTGATAACTACCAAGTAGCGATGATTAGTGTGGCTCTTATTGCCGGCGGTGCAAATCCCAGATCCCACATTCTCCGCAAAAGTCCGCCAAGATTCCTTTGACTCAAGTGGCTCCAATGGCAGGCGACATGTCATATTAACAGCTATTGGCTCATAACCGAGTATATATGGAAAAGATTCTGCGCAGAGTTGTTTTATATCTTGCTCTTCCCGGCTATAACTGGAGATGGGATTTTAAAGCTAGGAGGATCAGACCTCAAGACTCCGCAAATCGCAATTGTTTTATTCCGTGGATGATGCTTGCAGTCCAGTCTATAAAGGAATTAGTAGGGTGCCAGGGAAGCACTCTTTAGACAGAGGCTTACCTCTTTCACCTCGCCGGCTCTGGGCTCATAAAACTATCTTGCTGAGCCGTCAAAACGCTGAGGCCTCAATAGACCGGAAGATTTGGAACAAGCTTGCGGCATAATTAGCAGACTACCACAGAAACCTTCTTGCAGTGGAAGACCTACTCGTTTCGCCTCATAGGCGACTGGGTCGTAAAGTTCTACCCCGCCAAGGCCGTCGTTGATCTGGATAGTATGTCGCAAAGGAGAACTAATTCGCGGCTGGTACGTATTCTTCTGCTAGATCCGTCCGCTGATGCGACTGCGATGATCCGATTCCTGTGATATGTCGCATCAGCAGACGGAATCTAGCTTTGTCGTGGTACAAGTATGCAGGCCACAGGGGGCTGCTGGGTCGTAAAATTCTATCCGGCCTGTCAAAGGATTAGCGGAGGCTATACTACTATCAGAAAGCCTCTAAGAGGGCAACTTCTTTCGCCTCATCGGCTATCCATAGAGTCTAATTACCTCGAAGATGTATCTGGCCACAGCAGGCCATTGGGTCGTAAAGTTCTATCtcgcctcttcatcgtctccgCCTGAATCTCTTCTTTGTATGTCTGAAGATTGATTTTGTGGTTAATAGGGTTTCCCACAAAGTTCACAATCTAAATCTACTCACATCGTCTCTTCCATCAAGAGCTTGCGTATTCAACCAGATGATCTTGATCAAATCAGATGATCTTGACTCTGTGTGTACATCTTCCAAGGCGTTCTAGGCCAGGTTTGCTGTGTTCTCTGGCGAGTGTtgatgaagagaggagaggcagTCAACGAGAATATCGTGAAAGATGCTGTCAACTACAGAGAAATAACGAGACACCGATGTATCTAGAGACTTCAAAGTCAGCCAGAGTCAAGGCAAAGATACAAGTTGGGTGCATACTCATCGTATGGTAGATTtgatagagagaaaagctGCCCATAATATTTGGAAATGAAGCTTTGGAACAGACGATGGTAAAAGCGTAACAGAGGGAGGCAGAGATAGAGGGCATAGAGTGGCGGAGATAGTagtgaagaggagaaagaatcAACATCTTGGGCAGGGTAGAGCATGACAGAAGAATGTCGAGGATCGGCGGGAGGAGCAGCCTCTGGCAAGCGAAATGTGATGAATGGAGGAAGTTGCCACGAGATTGTTGGGATTCAGCGGTCAACACTTCAGCACGCAAAAGGTACAGAATACCTGGAGCAGCAGGGAAGaaagatttatatattaaaacttagcAATCCCGTTCAGGGTCGTAAGGTTCTATCCATAGCCGAGTGGGTAGCGCCTTACGATCCatttttgtatttttgctCTGTTTTTCAGACATCGTAGGTTCAACTCCTCGATAGGAGAGGTCATCTCCGTTCGATGGTGAAGATGGATgcatttttttgctctttatAGAGAGGCAAGTTTGCTTTACGCCGTATCCAGAATGCTACGGTAGGTATATCGATAGCATATTTAACCAATAAAATTGAAACCAGAACCGTAGGACGAATATTTTGATGCGTGTTTGATGGTTAAAGATTATCATTTGATTTCTGGAAACATGTGGCAGCCGGCAGTGTGGCGATGGGGTGGGTGAGGAGCCTAAAGGGGAGGAGAAACACCAGCTCAGCCTTGGATAGCTGGCAAAAAGAATTTCCTCAAAAGTAAAAGACTAAAACAGTAATGGTCTTTCTGCTATTTTCATTAATATTTTACAATTGTATCATGCATTTACAACGGACACGTGAACATCGCGGCGAAGTACAGCAGAATCGATTCGAGGCGCAGACTGAAATCACCAGCCAAATTTCCACAGCAGtcaatttttatttctagTGCGATAACTTCGATACATTCGAAACGATTGTTCGAGGCATTCATTTTTGCCATTTCATAATGTCTTTCCATGCCTTGTGACTGGCTCTTGTATATGCAAAGAGAGTCAAGATATGGCCCAGGCAAATGCATGCCTTGTATAGGCACTATCCATCATTACACAAATTGGAAGACACTGTACAAAATGAAACGTAAAACTCCGTAATCACGATGAATTTCTGTATTTAATATTCCCACCCAAAAGATGACGCCCTTTACATGCACACTCTATCATCCAGATTTGTCCCAGCGCAATGCAGCATGCCAAATATAGATTGATAAAACTCCCTGTTTCTAGCGCACAGCTTGGAGAGATCATATCAGTCAATAAAAACCCACGAGCCATTTCTgtcctccagcagcttcaacaTCACTCCAGTCCTCTTTGGTGATTGCTCTCTTCCCCTTGCCGACCGCCCAAGTCTTGGGTCGTAATTTCTATCCCGCCTGGGGGATGGTTGCTctgacttcttcttcctctccgtcttcttcacTGCCACTATGAGAAGGGATGTCCTGTACGAAGAGGCACCACGCCGTGATGGCGATGGGTCTGCCAGCGGCTGACTTGATGCTTTTCGCGGTTCTTGCAGAGCTCAGGGTCGTAAAATTCTATCCTGCCTTTCGGCAAGAGTCTGTCCGCTGGAGAGGTGATTTTATCTCGTGCCAACAGACGCAGTATAAAGAGTCAGCGGAGTGACTGGTTGCTCTTGTTTTCGCTATGCTTCCGGGAGCTTTAGCGACCATGAAATCCACGTATAGAAGGTCAACTCACTTTTGTACCACGTTGAAGAATCCTGAAGAGGCGATTCCGCACACCACGATTCAACCAGCTTGCGTCCCGAAATCCAGCCAAGCGGTAGTAGTGATGCCACCAGCTACGGTAGTCCGCTTTAGCCGCCACTCCAGCCGCGTTTCTGCATGCCGTTGCAGAAATATCGAGCAGCATCGTAAACTCATACTAGAAACGAGATGTTAGCGCCAGTTAGGTAGGTTGGGGAATAACGCAGCGAAATAGGACGAGGGCGATGCAGCTTGGCACCTACTAGTTGATATAACTTGACCTGTTTCAGGTCGTTGGGTCGTAAGATTCCATCACGGGAGAGAGCCCATACTTGAGAAAGTTGCCAGGTGCGATATAATTCCTCTGATCTGTATACGCAGTGGCTGTCTAGAGACATCAACAATCTCCTGGGTCACCGGACCAAAGTGGATGGGCCCCTTTGCCCTCCGACGTTTCTTCAGAGAGCTGCTGGATGGCTGGATTGAAGAAACGCCAGAGGGCTGGCTGGTGAGGTCAGGCTTCAGGTGTGCCTGAAGAAACGTCAGTAAAAATGGCCATGAATAAAAGGGTTGCAGCCTTTGGCAGGATCACGACCTTTTGCTCAGCTGCCAGGGCCAGGCCGCTTTTCTTGGCCTCTCATCGACGGGCGCGGGCTTGGCTTTTGGCGGAAGACGGATAATGAAGAAACcagaagagagggaagatTTGGCAAGTTTAGTTTAGCAAAGATATGACCGGGGGAGATGTCAAAGAAGAGTTGCCATGGAGAAACTGAACCGCATGTGGGGAGACCAGCAATTTCCGATGACAAAGAAGAGCGGCCAAAGCCTCGATCTGCTGCAAGTACGAGCAAGATTGAGGCAATAGCATTAGGCAGCCTGATGTACATGTCGCTACGAGGTACTACCCAGTTGCTGTCTTCGGATTTGTATCCACCTGTACTATGAGGTGTTTCCGGTCTCCTCTGTTTCGATGTCCTCTTCTGGATGAATCCATATAAGAACACTTCGGATGGACATCTATTCAATAAGCTTTATACAATGGCCTGGATTCATATCATGTTAAGCCCCGTGTCAAAGATGCGTACTGCAACATGCAATACAATATCCCCCGGCAGTGCAGTACAGGTGTCAACGCAATACTTGCTGAGTTTCCAATCCGTGGGCGGGCAGGTTGGTGCTTGCCTCCATTCACTGCACCGCAAGAATGAGCAAATCGTCATTGTTGTCTTCGTATTCGCTCTCATCTCACTCGCGAGCCACTCACAGAGCTTCGTcaccctccctccctccccaaGACTCCACTCCTCTTGCTTGTTGAGTCTCCAGGCAGCGGTCAAGAGCGGTCACAGGATGCTTTTGTTGAGATAAGGTTGATCGAGATTGCCGTCTTGGATCTGCTGAGTGACGCGTCCTGAGTCACGCTGCCAAACTCAAagttttcctctcttctacttctccccttctcccccttctaccatttcttcatctccatctgctttctccatctcctcgcatcctccatcttctctgcaTCCAGCTTTTGGTCCAGTAAAGATTTCCTTCATCAAGATGGATTCATACCAACCACCGCTCTGAGCCCGTTTTGCTGTTCTTTCACCCCTCTTGCAGAAAACAGTAACATCATGATGCTATTGAAAGCCCCCTGACCCTCTTTATCCTTTTTCCAACTGTTTTTCACCTGGAGACATTCAATGGCCACACTTCCACTGGCCCTCCCTGCAGGCCCACAATCTTCAGCTACGGCGTATGCAGTCTTTGCAacatcctctccatccattGTGGCTGGCTTGTTGCATCCCTTCGCCTCTTACGGCAGTCTGAGTATGCTTCGCCCAGTTTCTGTTCTGAATGACTCTGAGTTTCCGGTCGAGCTGACACCGTCGTCTGTTATATCTAGAATCACTTCCTCCACATCTGCTTTCTGCCACACAAGCGGCTACCCAGAGCGGCCTTCTTACGGACAGCTTCCTCTGTTTCTGTCCTATCATCCTCAATGCCACTGGATAATTCCTTTCGTTTTCCTCAGAAGTGACTCTGTGGTTTACTGCGTCAAGGTTGGTGATCTTATACTGTTGGTTGTGATTCTCGTTTGCTGACCTTTTCGAAATTCTAGCATCACGGCACACTATTCATTATCGCTGCCAAAAACATCACTGCTTGTAATTCTGCTACGGAATCCTTCCTTGACTGTAGGCGACATCGTCTATCAGAAGCCACTGGTAGACGACGTGGATGACCTCGTTATCGATCTCCACAGAGGTTAGCAGCATTGCCACTATTGGGACGTGCAGTATTCGCCGTCATTGAATCCTGCTCCTCAAGCTACTTGACCCAATGAGTTGAGCGGTATGGTAAGCCTTTCTATCACCCAAGCCAACAGTGGGTGAATACTAACCCATGGTCTGACAGGACCAACACTACATAATCTTACGGCAAAATgaattctttttctcttctacgGCTTTGGACTT
Proteins encoded:
- a CDS encoding uncharacterized protein (EggNog:ENOG41), with the translated sequence MASFKHIALLGKGMLGSAVLSQLLDQGFDVTLFTRSKSSVKDLPSGVQVAEVDYSSLSSLIDALKGKDAVVSTVAPAAIPEQKIIIDAAIEAGVKRFIPADFGALSTDPLAKDLPIHIPTTQIRQYLAEKAADGQIEYTVFSNGLFMELIFSVPFFFDHVNRKVELVDNGENPFSVTTVASIAKAVTNLLKNPEGTENRIIFIHDMTVTQAQLVRLVKKHLSPEPEWTETKVDAAAELQKSLESFAREGFNLVNGAGLLRSALCGGKYASAYKNVENERFGLELWTEKELDAFVASKIQ
- a CDS encoding uncharacterized protein (EggNog:ENOG41); this translates as MQLADLTMSPGSGREIIETYQPSLRIRIQTFRTEQTVIFYFEKERDFDHAILMLKRIGFRVQHGIPLELHTCTTTKRDPISSHHFGRWWIGGLNNCVVLSRPKRAR